One Prevotella melaninogenica DNA window includes the following coding sequences:
- a CDS encoding phage exclusion protein Lit family protein, with product MNSVYCFGICFILLHEVSHFALGHLDKVSPAIQDEVEADFSSFGSIYSDISENEKFSANCGVLCALFSLLYLNPTIEPDNIHPTEDERIFKVYECIKNDNPKYIVILVQFFKYWAEIYQIIDFPPNLQNTEDSVDRIKDFLTEYKKIKA from the coding sequence ATTAACTCTGTTTATTGCTTTGGAATTTGTTTTATTCTTCTACACGAGGTATCACATTTTGCTCTTGGGCATCTTGATAAAGTAAGCCCTGCTATACAAGATGAAGTAGAAGCAGACTTTTCATCTTTTGGGAGTATTTACTCTGACATATCTGAAAATGAAAAGTTTTCTGCAAATTGTGGGGTCCTTTGTGCTCTGTTCTCACTTCTTTACCTAAATCCAACAATTGAACCTGATAATATCCACCCCACAGAGGACGAGAGAATTTTTAAGGTCTATGAGTGTATAAAAAATGATAATCCAAAATACATAGTAATATTGGTTCAGTTTTTTAAGTATTGGGCAGAAATTTATCAGATAATCGATTTTCCTCCCAATCTACAAAACACAGAGGATTCCGTAGATAGGATTAAGGATTTTCTTACAGAGTATAAGAAGATAAAAGCGTGA
- a CDS encoding PcfJ domain-containing protein → MKPRNKFEKAVLEQSKHLRPITTTQSKWAFRECIDHFAYRLPKGRTTCMDCGHSWVMDKHRETCTCPHCRAKLQVKETYERKLQQKQYFTLLTTCGEFQVLRMFLLIVGMEKGYKAQTSIIEIGQYWWNMQGRKAVVAIQRVLGHYVDTFSYYSPMAIRNDNEAYQHIAYSPIYPKFKVTDILRRNGFKDNFYGIVPTKFIPALLTDSRVETLLKAGRTEHLRYFLGNKRTFEELWQSYKIAVRNGYEIADISLWNDYVDTLRRLGKDIHNPKYLCPTDLKGEHDRRHEELLRVREREEIEKKQQKAIEDEKRFKELKSKFFGICFTDGTIQVHVLESVQEHLEEGVSMHHCVFSNAYYLKEDSLILSATIEGKRIETIEVSLRTLEVVQSRGVCNKNTAYHEQIVNLVNANRGLISRRMKATA, encoded by the coding sequence ATGAAACCGAGAAACAAATTTGAAAAGGCAGTTTTGGAACAAAGCAAGCATCTTCGCCCGATAACCACGACACAAAGTAAGTGGGCATTTCGTGAGTGCATAGACCACTTCGCCTACCGCTTGCCAAAAGGTCGCACTACTTGTATGGATTGTGGGCATAGTTGGGTAATGGACAAACATAGAGAAACTTGCACTTGCCCTCATTGCAGGGCAAAGTTGCAGGTCAAGGAAACATACGAGCGCAAGTTGCAGCAGAAGCAGTATTTCACCTTACTTACCACTTGTGGAGAGTTTCAAGTATTACGTATGTTCCTACTTATTGTGGGTATGGAGAAAGGTTACAAAGCACAGACTTCTATAATTGAGATTGGGCAATATTGGTGGAATATGCAGGGACGAAAAGCTGTGGTTGCCATACAGAGGGTATTGGGACACTATGTTGATACCTTTTCCTATTATAGTCCTATGGCGATACGCAACGATAATGAAGCCTATCAGCATATTGCCTACTCACCCATATATCCGAAGTTCAAGGTTACAGACATACTTCGCAGAAATGGTTTTAAGGATAATTTCTATGGCATCGTGCCTACTAAGTTTATTCCTGCATTACTTACAGACAGCCGAGTGGAAACATTGCTAAAAGCAGGTCGCACAGAGCATTTACGTTACTTTCTTGGCAACAAGAGAACTTTTGAAGAACTATGGCAATCTTACAAGATTGCAGTCCGTAACGGCTATGAGATAGCAGACATTTCTCTTTGGAATGATTATGTAGATACACTTAGAAGATTAGGTAAGGATATTCATAATCCAAAATATTTATGCCCAACAGACCTTAAAGGCGAACACGACCGCAGACACGAGGAACTTCTCAGAGTGCGTGAAAGGGAGGAGATAGAAAAGAAGCAGCAGAAGGCAATCGAAGATGAGAAACGCTTCAAGGAACTTAAATCCAAGTTTTTCGGTATCTGTTTCACGGACGGCACTATCCAAGTCCACGTATTAGAGAGCGTGCAGGAGCATTTGGAAGAAGGTGTATCAATGCATCATTGCGTATTTTCCAACGCCTATTACCTCAAGGAGGACTCCCTTATCCTCTCGGCTACCATTGAAGGCAAGCGAATAGAAACCATTGAAGTATCTTTACGAACTTTGGAAGTGGTGCAAAGTCGTGGGGTGTGCAACAAGAATACTGCATATCATGAGCAGATAGTAAACCTTGTGAATGCTAATCGAGGTCTTATAAGCCGAAGAATGAAAGCAACCGCATAA
- a CDS encoding PcfK-like family protein translates to MKGTEHFTRTIAEYLNQRAMTDPLFAPNLMKPNKNIEECITYILNEVQKSGCNGFDDDEIFSMAVHYYDEDDIEVGKAISCQVAVNHIVELTEEEKAEARQEAIKQYQREELAKLQSRNARVKKTENATTQVQPSLFDF, encoded by the coding sequence ATGAAAGGAACAGAACATTTCACACGGACAATAGCCGAGTATCTCAATCAGCGTGCTATGACAGACCCCTTGTTTGCCCCTAACTTGATGAAACCGAACAAGAATATCGAGGAGTGCATCACCTACATTCTTAATGAAGTGCAGAAAAGCGGTTGCAACGGCTTTGATGATGATGAAATCTTCTCTATGGCTGTTCACTACTACGATGAAGACGATATAGAGGTGGGTAAGGCTATTTCTTGCCAAGTTGCCGTCAATCACATTGTAGAACTCACAGAGGAAGAAAAAGCCGAAGCAAGGCAGGAAGCCATTAAGCAATATCAGCGTGAGGAACTTGCTAAGTTACAGAGCCGTAACGCACGAGTGAAAAAGACTGAGAACGCGACAACCCAAGTACAACCATCACTATTCGATTTTTAA
- a CDS encoding DUF1896 domain-containing protein produces METKKELSYFRLKLENYLSEHFPEMLSDKPFITARADEALTTYCDAVAQGFSHPEAETKASEVLYQGLHFSKYDTLVSVLENEFEKELPSPLPERLTPILLKNKAVQSVFNKYELTDDFGASPDYEKLYTELTGTIVLLIEVNGLPTIGGENMT; encoded by the coding sequence ATGGAAACAAAGAAAGAACTATCTTACTTCCGTTTGAAATTAGAGAATTATCTCAGTGAGCATTTCCCCGAAATGCTGAGTGACAAACCATTCATAACGGCAAGAGCCGACGAAGCCCTTACTACCTACTGCGATGCAGTGGCACAAGGCTTTTCTCATCCCGAGGCGGAGACGAAGGCAAGCGAAGTTCTGTATCAAGGACTGCATTTCTCCAAGTACGACACCCTTGTTTCAGTTTTAGAGAATGAGTTCGAGAAAGAACTCCCTTCTCCTCTTCCAGAAAGACTAACACCAATACTTTTGAAGAATAAGGCTGTGCAAAGCGTTTTCAATAAGTACGAACTGACAGACGACTTTGGGGCAAGCCCAGATTATGAGAAACTCTACACCGAACTGACAGGGACAATCGTTCTGCTCATTGAGGTCAATGGTCTGCCAACGATAGGCGGTGAGAACATGACTTGA
- a CDS encoding site-specific integrase, producing MKTTFKVSYYLRSNYENKEGKSPVMLRIYLGGEKANLGSTKIFVDKSKWSNKTSRMIGRTAEALSINASIDALTTTLMQIYRKYETSEELSIDLIRSVFLGTDKEYTTFLPVFDKYIDSITQQVGKTLTKGTFYKYKVVRQNFQDFLQAKYHRKDIGLTELTSAVVQDFELYLTSVVGGVHNTTTKKLRNLKTVVNYARNRGLIMHDPFANHKLRYELVDRGYLTEEEVLRIMKKHFDIERLELVKNIFIFSCFTGLAYIDVYNLTYDKIVTVEDRQWLITKRYKTSVDENVMLLDIPLAIIRRYYDINRKGGKVFPMLSNQRINSYLKEIADLCGIKKNLTFHMARHTFATMSISKGVPMESVSKMLGHTNIRITQIYARITNKKVERDMEELAGKLSKFNTAMGI from the coding sequence ATGAAAACAACTTTCAAGGTATCCTACTACCTACGTTCCAACTATGAGAACAAAGAAGGAAAATCACCTGTAATGCTCCGAATATATCTCGGTGGCGAAAAGGCGAATCTTGGATCCACTAAAATTTTTGTGGATAAATCCAAGTGGAGTAACAAAACCAGCAGAATGATTGGCAGAACAGCAGAAGCACTCTCCATTAATGCTTCTATAGATGCACTGACAACAACGCTGATGCAGATTTACAGGAAATATGAAACATCAGAGGAACTTTCCATAGACCTTATCAGGTCGGTATTCCTTGGTACAGACAAAGAATATACAACTTTTCTGCCAGTCTTTGACAAGTACATAGACTCCATCACACAACAAGTTGGCAAGACATTAACTAAGGGTACTTTTTATAAGTATAAGGTGGTGAGGCAGAACTTTCAGGATTTCCTACAAGCAAAGTATCATCGCAAGGATATTGGACTGACAGAACTGACAAGTGCCGTTGTTCAGGACTTCGAATTATACCTTACATCTGTTGTAGGTGGTGTGCATAACACAACCACCAAGAAATTGAGAAACCTGAAAACGGTCGTGAACTATGCGAGGAACAGAGGACTTATCATGCATGATCCATTTGCGAATCACAAGCTGCGCTATGAATTGGTAGATCGTGGCTACCTCACAGAAGAAGAGGTACTCCGTATTATGAAGAAGCACTTTGACATAGAACGGCTGGAGTTAGTAAAGAATATTTTTATTTTTTCCTGCTTCACGGGATTAGCCTACATTGACGTATATAATCTTACCTACGATAAAATTGTTACCGTAGAAGACAGACAATGGCTTATCACCAAGAGATACAAGACAAGCGTAGATGAAAACGTCATGTTACTGGACATTCCACTTGCCATTATAAGAAGGTACTACGACATCAATAGAAAAGGGGGGAAAGTCTTTCCTATGTTGAGCAACCAGCGTATCAACTCATATTTGAAAGAAATTGCCGACCTTTGTGGCATAAAAAAGAATCTGACCTTCCACATGGCAAGGCATACTTTCGCCACTATGTCTATATCCAAAGGGGTACCAATGGAGTCTGTATCAAAGATGCTTGGACATACAAATATCAGAATAACTCAGATTTATGCACGAATAACAAACAAGAAAGTTGAACGTGACATGGAAGAACTGGCTGGAAAGCTCAGTAAGTTTAATACAGCCATGGGCATATAA
- a CDS encoding retropepsin-like aspartic protease: MIFPLHTGLVKAGMPLIISSKGPNKEIKNLCFLIDTGSTHNILFSYVYEFVKDDIKPLNTQNNLMGFEGKSQQGKMVEVNLSFEEKDYKIPMVIIDANAAMGKIHKDCGIQIHGILGMSFLLEHHWTLDFKNYIVTDETEQKEK, encoded by the coding sequence ATGATATTCCCACTACACACAGGATTGGTTAAGGCTGGAATGCCTTTAATCATTTCATCGAAAGGACCAAATAAAGAGATAAAAAACCTTTGTTTTCTTATTGACACAGGCTCTACTCACAACATACTTTTCAGCTATGTATATGAGTTTGTTAAGGATGATATAAAGCCATTAAACACCCAAAATAATTTAATGGGTTTTGAGGGCAAAAGTCAACAAGGAAAAATGGTTGAAGTAAATCTTTCCTTTGAAGAGAAAGATTATAAGATACCAATGGTGATAATTGATGCCAATGCAGCTATGGGGAAAATTCATAAGGATTGTGGCATACAAATTCATGGTATATTGGGCATGTCCTTTCTCCTTGAACACCATTGGACTCTTGATTTCAAGAACTATATTGTAACAGATGAAACAGAACAGAAAGAAAAATAA
- a CDS encoding DUF3871 family protein: MEIMQLQPVRAKQSFPILYSNDPLPITSLRSTLDKPISRLPFIEANTKEVDFMHLQKDCIVPVFSKDNEVTISHPEFIEAIWNAANTVFPQEEINKPLIRVSHIIKGRTPEAIFKPVNMLLEEEKTIYYERMMFCFEIPTIFETIDGNRLNLTIGGVRAYNHENLYSKKSMEKFKVFIGFKNLVCCNMCVSTDGYKSELKVMSVNDLMQEAIRLFQSYKFESHLQMMSALQNYSMTEHQFAQFIGKSRLYQYIPASSKKLLPPVLLTDTQIGLVARSYYQDENFSHHNDNNKEISMWNVYNLFTGANKTSYIDNFLDRANNASDVAFGLCDTISNVNKDFAWFIE; the protein is encoded by the coding sequence ATGGAAATAATGCAATTACAACCAGTCAGAGCTAAGCAGAGCTTTCCTATCTTATATAGTAATGACCCTTTACCAATTACCTCTTTGAGGTCAACATTGGATAAGCCTATTTCAAGGCTACCATTTATTGAAGCCAACACAAAAGAAGTGGACTTCATGCACTTACAGAAAGACTGCATAGTACCAGTATTTAGCAAGGATAATGAGGTGACAATTTCTCACCCAGAGTTTATCGAAGCTATTTGGAATGCTGCAAATACAGTTTTCCCACAAGAAGAGATAAACAAGCCTTTGATTAGAGTCAGCCATATTATCAAAGGTAGAACACCCGAAGCAATCTTTAAACCAGTCAATATGCTTTTGGAAGAAGAAAAGACCATCTATTACGAGAGAATGATGTTTTGCTTTGAAATACCTACCATCTTTGAAACAATTGATGGTAATAGGTTAAATCTCACCATAGGAGGAGTAAGAGCCTATAACCATGAAAATCTCTACAGCAAGAAGAGTATGGAGAAGTTCAAGGTATTTATTGGCTTTAAAAACCTTGTGTGTTGCAATATGTGTGTTAGTACAGATGGGTATAAGTCAGAGTTAAAGGTTATGTCAGTAAATGATTTGATGCAAGAAGCAATTAGATTGTTTCAAAGTTATAAGTTTGAGAGTCATTTACAGATGATGTCAGCACTGCAAAATTACTCAATGACAGAGCATCAGTTTGCTCAATTTATTGGTAAAAGTAGGCTTTACCAATATATTCCTGCATCAAGCAAGAAGTTACTTCCACCTGTGTTATTAACTGATACACAGATAGGGCTTGTTGCAAGGTCATATTATCAAGATGAGAATTTTTCCCATCATAATGATAATAACAAGGAAATTAGTATGTGGAATGTATATAACCTATTTACAGGTGCCAACAAGACTTCCTACATTGATAATTTCTTGGATAGAGCAAATAATGCTTCTGATGTAGCATTTGGTCTATGTGATACCATTAGTAATGTGAATAAAGATTTTGCTTGGTTTATTGAGTAA
- a CDS encoding AAA family ATPase, which yields MELRQTTKKQVKIKLALQGCAGSGKTYSALLLAYGLCHDWNKIAIIDTENGSADLYASLGEYNVLQLKENFTPENYIEAINVCESAGMEVIIIDSISLCWDNLLEYHANLQGNSFTNWQKITPRINAFMQKILQSNRHIICTMRCKQDYVLNEKNGKMVPEKVGLKAVMRDGIDYEFTIVFDINMKHQCVTSKDRTNLFVGQPDFTITSQTGEKISDWCNDGVSMQTIKQQIKDCQTLEELTRIYHQYPEYYQQLNFEFVEKKKHLQNSEKRIISQPFNYIQNGNNAITTSQS from the coding sequence ATGGAGTTAAGGCAAACAACAAAGAAGCAGGTAAAAATAAAACTTGCTTTACAAGGTTGTGCAGGTAGTGGAAAGACCTATTCTGCACTATTATTAGCTTATGGTTTATGTCATGATTGGAATAAGATTGCAATCATTGACACAGAGAATGGAAGTGCTGATTTATATGCCAGTCTTGGAGAGTACAATGTATTACAGCTAAAAGAGAATTTTACACCCGAAAATTACATTGAAGCTATCAATGTATGTGAAAGTGCAGGAATGGAAGTAATCATTATAGACTCCATTTCATTATGTTGGGATAATCTTCTTGAATATCATGCTAATTTGCAAGGGAATAGCTTTACTAATTGGCAGAAAATCACTCCAAGAATAAATGCTTTTATGCAGAAAATTCTACAGAGTAATAGACATATCATTTGCACCATGAGGTGTAAACAGGATTATGTTCTTAATGAGAAGAATGGCAAGATGGTGCCTGAAAAGGTAGGATTGAAAGCTGTTATGAGAGATGGAATAGATTATGAATTTACCATTGTGTTTGATATTAATATGAAGCATCAATGTGTAACCTCCAAGGATAGAACTAATCTCTTTGTGGGTCAGCCTGACTTCACCATTACAAGCCAAACAGGAGAGAAAATATCTGATTGGTGTAATGATGGTGTGAGTATGCAGACTATTAAACAGCAGATTAAAGACTGCCAAACTTTGGAAGAGCTTACAAGGATATACCATCAATATCCCGAATATTATCAGCAGCTTAATTTTGAGTTTGTTGAGAAGAAGAAGCATCTTCAAAATAGTGAGAAAAGAATTATAAGTCAACCATTTAACTACATTCAAAATGGAAATAATGCAATTACAACCAGTCAGAGCTAA
- a CDS encoding phage integrase SAM-like domain-containing protein: MLTIKAEILKSGLRADDTYNVKVRITYKRQVKRISTNIYIHKSELTKSLKIKNGCKLKKRIDDLITYYQDIGNNLQVEREDYTIDDIIANLKGEEQKNKPIDFIKFSRDWIETATIKGADNYKYCINSFVRFLGKDNLNINDLTIKLLTQYAEYLCKNKEKKDKKLTSKSNSKTSNRAVSLYLGSIRHLFNEAKKKYNDYDRGIIIIPHSPFENFKVPRQEATRKRAITTQQIKAIWQLADLKEGKGVNKLCRFDLAKDCFMLSFFLMGMNSADLFTCSELKDNCIIYYRCKTKERRADNAKMVVKIPSLALPLIEKYKDITGKRIFKFYQWYSTADTFNAALNIGLKQVGKVLHLEDLEFYAARHSWATIAVNKAGVDKYAVHSALNHIDEKMKITDIYIERDFKMENDANEKVINSVF, translated from the coding sequence ATGCTGACTATCAAAGCAGAAATATTAAAAAGTGGATTAAGAGCAGATGATACATACAATGTAAAAGTAAGAATCACCTATAAAAGACAGGTTAAGAGAATATCGACAAACATCTATATCCATAAATCAGAACTTACAAAATCCTTGAAAATCAAGAATGGTTGTAAACTAAAGAAAAGGATAGATGATTTAATTACATACTATCAAGATATAGGAAATAACCTCCAAGTAGAAAGAGAGGATTACACCATTGATGATATAATTGCCAACCTTAAAGGAGAAGAGCAGAAGAACAAGCCTATTGATTTTATAAAATTCAGTAGGGATTGGATTGAGACTGCAACCATTAAAGGTGCTGATAATTATAAATATTGCATCAATTCATTTGTGAGGTTTCTCGGAAAAGATAACCTAAATATCAATGATTTAACCATCAAACTTCTTACTCAATATGCAGAATATCTCTGTAAGAACAAGGAAAAGAAAGATAAGAAGCTGACCTCCAAGAGTAATAGTAAAACATCTAATAGAGCAGTATCACTTTACTTGGGCAGTATAAGGCATCTTTTTAATGAAGCAAAGAAGAAGTATAATGACTATGACAGGGGAATTATTATCATACCTCATTCACCCTTTGAGAATTTCAAAGTACCAAGACAGGAAGCCACAAGGAAAAGGGCTATTACTACCCAACAAATTAAGGCTATTTGGCAACTTGCTGACCTTAAAGAGGGGAAAGGTGTAAATAAACTTTGTAGATTTGATTTGGCAAAGGATTGCTTTATGCTGTCATTTTTCTTGATGGGAATGAACTCAGCAGACCTCTTTACTTGTTCAGAACTTAAAGATAATTGTATTATCTATTACAGGTGCAAGACTAAGGAAAGAAGAGCTGACAATGCAAAGATGGTGGTAAAGATACCATCTTTAGCCTTGCCACTCATTGAGAAGTATAAGGACATTACAGGGAAGAGAATTTTCAAATTCTATCAATGGTATTCTACTGCTGATACATTCAATGCAGCCTTGAATATAGGGCTTAAACAGGTGGGAAAAGTTCTCCACTTAGAAGACCTTGAATTTTATGCTGCAAGGCATTCTTGGGCAACTATAGCTGTGAATAAGGCTGGAGTTGATAAGTATGCTGTTCACTCTGCATTGAACCATATTGATGAGAAAATGAAAATCACCGATATTTATATTGAAAGGGATTTTAAGATGGAAAATGATGCGAATGAAAAAGTAATAAATTCAGTATTCTAA
- a CDS encoding bifunctional riboflavin kinase/FAD synthetase, whose protein sequence is MNTIYIKRDETHELVEQVATIGFFDGVHRGHQFLISRVIDEAERSGMASAVITFDRHPRQVLQADYQPELLSTLDEKLLLLSKTHVDNSFVLHFDASLAALSAHDFMQEVLCKQLNVKKLIIGYDNRFGHNRSETFEDYVQYGKEMGIEVIRADAFLPNDEKVSSSIIRNDLRTGNIEAANRLLGYPYTIESRIVSGYQNGRKMGFPTANLDVNGCQQLLPASGVYAVMVRLKDSVGWKRGMMNIGHRPTFNGTTTSIEVNLFNFTGNLYGQELLVSFISKIRDEHKFDSLEALAQQLKQDKEQINRLFDETYHIQENIINTP, encoded by the coding sequence TTGAATACAATATATATTAAGCGAGATGAGACGCATGAATTAGTAGAACAGGTTGCAACCATAGGATTCTTTGATGGGGTGCATCGTGGACATCAGTTCCTGATTAGTCGTGTCATTGACGAGGCAGAGCGGTCAGGAATGGCATCGGCAGTCATCACCTTCGACCGACATCCGCGTCAGGTGCTGCAGGCTGACTACCAACCAGAACTGCTGTCAACACTCGATGAGAAGCTACTTCTGCTCTCAAAGACACATGTTGACAATAGTTTCGTACTGCATTTCGATGCTTCGTTGGCTGCGCTCTCAGCTCATGACTTCATGCAAGAGGTGTTATGCAAACAGCTGAACGTAAAGAAACTCATCATTGGCTACGACAACCGCTTCGGACACAACCGCTCTGAAACTTTTGAAGACTATGTTCAGTATGGCAAGGAAATGGGTATTGAGGTCATTCGTGCCGATGCCTTCCTGCCAAATGATGAGAAAGTGAGTTCTTCAATCATCAGAAATGACCTCCGCACGGGCAATATTGAGGCTGCCAACCGCCTTTTAGGCTATCCTTATACGATAGAGAGTCGCATCGTGAGTGGCTATCAGAATGGGCGCAAGATGGGTTTCCCAACAGCCAATCTCGATGTGAATGGTTGCCAACAGCTGCTCCCTGCAAGTGGTGTCTATGCGGTCATGGTGCGCTTGAAAGATTCTGTTGGATGGAAGCGAGGGATGATGAACATTGGGCATCGACCTACTTTCAATGGCACAACCACCTCGATAGAGGTCAATCTCTTTAATTTCACAGGAAATCTCTATGGACAGGAACTCCTTGTAAGTTTTATTAGTAAGATAAGAGATGAGCATAAGTTTGACTCTTTAGAAGCCTTAGCACAACAGCTGAAGCAAGACAAAGAGCAAATTAATCGATTGTTTGATGAGACTTATCACATACAAGAGAATATTATTAATACACCCTAA
- a CDS encoding CPBP family intramembrane glutamic endopeptidase: MNNKNVLSATLYVILFVSLFILIQSLSFEGGKHLVSLLGGAKAADGDYLTKNGETLAITAVISSLATFILFIATKWAPVSGNYLKTRPWAVLMWSALIALGSILPLQFLAEKINLTMPAGTEKMFESIMKVSWGYVALGMMVPIAEEIVFRGAILRVLQNALDERKRWIAIVISALIFGIIHFNLAQGLHAFLIGLLLGWLYSKTGSILPGFVFHWVNNTVAYLMFNLMPQMNDGKLIDFFHGNDHMMYAGLFFSLCIFIPSLLQLIGRMPKGKK; encoded by the coding sequence ATGAACAATAAAAACGTTTTGAGCGCAACGCTCTATGTCATCTTATTTGTTTCACTTTTCATCTTGATACAAAGTCTTTCTTTCGAGGGAGGTAAGCATCTTGTAAGCCTACTTGGAGGGGCTAAGGCTGCTGATGGGGATTATCTAACGAAAAATGGTGAGACTCTTGCCATAACGGCAGTCATCAGTAGTCTTGCAACTTTTATTCTTTTCATCGCTACAAAGTGGGCACCTGTATCTGGTAACTATTTGAAGACGCGTCCTTGGGCTGTCCTCATGTGGTCGGCTCTCATAGCTTTAGGTTCGATACTCCCACTGCAATTCCTTGCAGAGAAGATTAATCTAACGATGCCAGCGGGCACAGAAAAGATGTTTGAAAGTATCATGAAGGTGTCTTGGGGCTATGTAGCCTTAGGAATGATGGTGCCCATCGCTGAGGAGATTGTCTTCCGTGGTGCTATTCTACGTGTACTGCAAAACGCCTTGGACGAACGCAAACGATGGATTGCCATTGTCATTTCAGCCCTTATCTTCGGTATTATCCATTTCAATTTAGCACAAGGCTTACACGCTTTTTTGATTGGTCTGCTATTGGGTTGGCTCTATTCGAAAACGGGTAGTATTCTGCCAGGTTTCGTATTTCATTGGGTGAACAATACGGTGGCTTATCTTATGTTCAACCTCATGCCACAGATGAACGATGGAAAACTCATCGACTTCTTCCACGGCAACGACCACATGATGTATGCTGGTTTGTTCTTCTCACTGTGTATCTTCATTCCTTCGTTGCTGCAGTTAATAGGAAGGATGCCAAAGGGGAAGAAATAA
- a CDS encoding heavy-metal-associated domain-containing protein, whose amino-acid sequence MKKTIFTMLMLMVAMIATAKDIKTVIFTTTPQMHCANCEAKVKNNLRFAKGVKEIKTSVEEQKVYVTYDAQKTNEEKLQKAFEKFGYKAEKTTKEAKIPVHENEECENM is encoded by the coding sequence ATGAAAAAAACTATTTTCACAATGCTGATGCTCATGGTAGCTATGATTGCAACAGCCAAAGACATTAAGACAGTTATCTTCACTACAACTCCACAGATGCACTGCGCTAACTGTGAGGCGAAAGTAAAGAACAACCTCCGCTTTGCAAAGGGTGTGAAGGAGATTAAGACAAGTGTAGAAGAACAGAAGGTATATGTAACCTACGATGCTCAGAAGACCAATGAAGAAAAGCTTCAGAAGGCTTTTGAGAAGTTTGGTTATAAGGCAGAAAAGACGACAAAGGAGGCAAAAATCCCTGTTCATGAGAACGAGGAGTGCGAGAATATGTAA